One stretch of bacterium DNA includes these proteins:
- a CDS encoding sigma-54 dependent transcriptional regulator, which yields MSDFDQSQGKDQLFSSLDQEMEVPGGNFLGIVGQSELMKRVFHKITVYGPAQAPVIITGETGTGKELIARALHERSERFKMPFVAVNCSALSEELFESELFGHERGSFTGAVKTHKGRFERADKGTLFLDEIGDMPLKTQAKILRVLEEGKFERVGGEQEYPVDVRIIAATNVSLEQAVAVRRFRADLYHRLAVFRIHVPPLRDRPGDIALLVDHFLKILNQRYNRHVLRLTPEALKVLADYHWPGNVRELRNVLERVYVESRGMVIGHNSLNEWVRERDYFAAGEWNLYFPENRKAAKPAIIVPHAPSSNSRQVALLPFKHDTPPRLGDEHWGTPPSTSLPALPFPGNPELQPYELHSHGENARPIDITPTNPSAALTRPLKELNRETVINAIQNTAGNITRAARLLGVHKATLYRHMKNWGLSREVIGIQTQGNRPGGPENP from the coding sequence ATGAGCGATTTTGACCAAAGCCAGGGAAAAGACCAACTCTTTTCTTCGCTCGACCAGGAGATGGAGGTGCCAGGAGGAAATTTCCTTGGCATTGTAGGCCAAAGTGAACTGATGAAACGGGTGTTCCATAAGATCACCGTTTATGGTCCTGCTCAGGCACCGGTCATAATTACCGGAGAAACGGGCACTGGTAAGGAACTGATTGCCAGGGCACTGCATGAGCGAAGTGAAAGGTTCAAGATGCCGTTTGTGGCCGTAAATTGCTCCGCTCTCTCTGAAGAGCTGTTTGAGTCGGAACTTTTCGGTCATGAGCGGGGCTCGTTTACCGGCGCAGTCAAGACCCACAAAGGCCGCTTTGAGCGGGCTGATAAAGGCACGCTTTTTCTCGATGAAATTGGTGATATGCCCCTGAAAACCCAGGCAAAAATCCTTCGGGTGCTGGAGGAGGGGAAATTTGAGCGGGTTGGAGGCGAGCAGGAATACCCGGTAGATGTCCGGATCATTGCGGCCACCAATGTCTCTCTGGAGCAGGCTGTGGCCGTGCGCCGGTTTCGGGCCGATCTCTATCACCGTCTGGCTGTATTCCGGATCCATGTGCCCCCCCTCCGGGACCGGCCCGGAGACATAGCCCTGCTTGTAGATCATTTCCTGAAAATCTTAAACCAACGGTATAACCGCCATGTTCTTCGCCTGACTCCTGAAGCTTTGAAAGTCCTGGCTGACTACCATTGGCCTGGAAATGTGAGAGAGCTGCGCAATGTATTGGAGCGGGTATATGTTGAGAGCCGCGGTATGGTTATTGGCCATAATTCCTTGAACGAATGGGTTCGGGAGCGGGATTACTTTGCCGCCGGAGAATGGAACCTCTACTTTCCGGAAAACCGGAAAGCTGCAAAACCAGCTATTATTGTGCCCCATGCCCCCTCTTCGAATTCCCGCCAGGTGGCCCTGCTTCCTTTCAAGCATGACACTCCTCCCCGCCTGGGAGATGAGCATTGGGGAACCCCACCATCAACTTCACTGCCGGCCCTTCCCTTTCCCGGCAACCCTGAGCTGCAACCTTACGAATTGCATTCTCACGGGGAGAATGCCAGACCTATAGATATCACTCCCACAAATCCATCCGCTGCTTTGACCAGACCACTCAAGGAGCTGAACAGGGAAACCGTGATCAATGCCATCCAAAATACCGCAGGCAATATCACCCGGGCAGCACGCCTTTTGGGAGTTCATAAAGCAACTCTTTACCGACATATGAAAAATTGGGGCTTGAGCAGGGAAGTCATTGGTATTCAGACTCAGGGGAATCGACCAGGGGGACCGGAAAATCCTTGA
- the clpB gene encoding ATP-dependent chaperone ClpB codes for MDMNRLTQKSQEALQQAQTKALRYGHSDIDTEHLLLALLEQPEGLIPRLFNKMDVPVEPLKAEIEQVLQKRPSVTGPGRQQGQVYITPALSQILIRAEDEAKHLKDEYVSVEHIVLAMIDEGINSAAGRLLKQFNVTRERLLQALTEVRGHQRVASANPEATYEALERYGRDLVREVQVGKLDPVIGRDAEIRRVIRILSRKTKNNPVLIGEPGVGKTAIVEGLAHRIVRGDVPEGLKNKSIFSLDMGALLAGAKYRGEFEERLKAVLQEIRQSEGQILLFIDELHTIVGAGKAEGAIDAGNMLKPMLARGELHCIGATTIDEYRKHIEKDAALERRFQPVLIDPPSVEDTISILRGLRERFEVHHGVKIQDNALVAAATLSSRYITDRFLPDKAIDLVDEACAMIRTEMDSMPAELDEVTRRIMQLEIEEAALNKEKDTASRERLKTLQKELAELKARADSMRAQWEAEKQAIRKVQTLREEIEQMRQEISRAERAYDLNRAAELKHGKLPELERRLKAEESRLAQKQGQGKLLREEVTGEEIAEIVSRWTGIPVTRLVEGEREKLLKLDQILHARVVGQDEAVQLVSDAIIRARSGIKDPRRPIGSFIFLGPTGVGKTELARTLAESLFDTEENMIRIDMSEYMEKHTVSRLIGAPPGYVGYEEGGQLTEAVRRKPYSVVLFDEIEKAHQDVFNVLLQILDDGRVTDSQGHTVDFKNTVIIMTSNIGSGYLFEGITEQGEIKESAREAVMVELRQHFRPEFLNRVDEIILFKPLTLGEIEKIVDLLLDNLRKRLSPRRLTLELSEPARRFIAEKGYDPVYGARPLKRFITRELETRLSRALIQGDILDGAKITVGLADSHLSLEHENPAVTETGEAKVAG; via the coding sequence ATGGATATGAATCGCTTGACACAAAAATCTCAGGAAGCGCTTCAGCAAGCCCAGACGAAAGCCCTTCGTTATGGTCATTCGGATATCGATACCGAACATTTGCTTTTGGCTCTGCTGGAGCAGCCGGAGGGTCTGATCCCCCGACTGTTCAATAAAATGGACGTTCCGGTCGAGCCGCTGAAAGCCGAGATCGAACAGGTGCTTCAAAAGCGGCCGAGCGTTACCGGTCCAGGTCGGCAGCAGGGGCAGGTCTATATCACGCCGGCCCTGAGCCAGATACTGATCAGGGCTGAGGATGAGGCCAAGCATTTGAAAGACGAATATGTTTCTGTTGAGCACATCGTTTTGGCCATGATCGATGAAGGGATTAACAGTGCGGCTGGACGCCTGCTCAAACAATTCAACGTAACCAGGGAGAGGCTTTTGCAGGCCCTGACTGAGGTGAGGGGGCACCAGAGGGTGGCCAGTGCCAACCCTGAAGCGACCTATGAAGCCCTGGAGCGCTACGGACGCGACCTGGTACGCGAAGTCCAGGTCGGAAAGCTTGACCCGGTGATCGGCCGTGATGCCGAAATCCGCCGGGTTATCCGCATCTTATCGCGAAAAACCAAAAACAATCCTGTCCTGATTGGTGAGCCGGGCGTAGGAAAAACGGCTATTGTCGAGGGTCTGGCCCACCGGATCGTCCGGGGCGATGTACCGGAAGGGTTGAAAAATAAGTCCATCTTTTCTCTCGACATGGGAGCCCTGCTGGCCGGAGCCAAATACCGCGGTGAGTTCGAGGAGCGGCTGAAGGCGGTCCTTCAGGAAATCAGGCAAAGTGAAGGACAGATACTGCTTTTCATCGATGAGCTGCATACCATTGTCGGAGCCGGAAAGGCGGAAGGGGCCATCGATGCGGGCAATATGCTCAAGCCCATGCTGGCCCGCGGTGAGCTGCATTGCATCGGGGCTACTACTATCGATGAATACCGCAAGCATATCGAAAAGGATGCTGCTTTGGAGCGGCGGTTTCAGCCGGTTCTGATCGATCCTCCATCGGTCGAGGATACTATCTCGATCCTCCGGGGTCTTCGGGAGCGGTTCGAGGTGCATCATGGCGTCAAGATTCAGGACAATGCCCTGGTAGCGGCGGCCACCCTTTCCAGTCGCTACATCACCGACCGGTTTTTACCTGACAAGGCCATTGATCTTGTCGATGAGGCATGTGCCATGATCCGTACCGAGATGGACTCCATGCCCGCCGAGCTCGATGAGGTGACCCGGCGGATCATGCAACTTGAGATCGAGGAGGCGGCCCTGAATAAGGAAAAGGATACCGCCAGCCGCGAGCGGCTCAAGACCCTGCAGAAAGAACTGGCTGAGCTGAAAGCCAGGGCTGATTCCATGAGGGCCCAGTGGGAGGCGGAAAAACAGGCTATCCGCAAGGTCCAGACTCTCCGGGAGGAAATAGAGCAGATGCGTCAGGAAATCAGCCGGGCCGAGCGGGCTTATGACCTCAACCGGGCTGCGGAATTAAAACACGGCAAACTCCCTGAGCTCGAACGCAGGCTGAAAGCCGAAGAAAGCAGACTGGCCCAGAAGCAGGGCCAGGGAAAGCTTTTGCGTGAGGAGGTGACCGGGGAGGAAATTGCCGAAATCGTATCCCGGTGGACCGGCATTCCCGTAACCCGCCTGGTCGAGGGCGAACGGGAAAAACTCCTGAAACTCGATCAGATTCTCCATGCCAGGGTTGTTGGTCAGGATGAAGCGGTACAACTGGTATCCGATGCCATCATCCGTGCCAGGTCCGGAATCAAAGACCCCCGCAGACCGATCGGCTCCTTTATCTTTCTTGGTCCTACCGGGGTCGGGAAAACGGAACTGGCCAGGACGCTGGCCGAATCACTTTTTGACACCGAGGAGAACATGATCCGCATCGACATGTCCGAGTACATGGAAAAGCACACTGTCTCTCGGCTCATCGGTGCACCGCCCGGTTATGTCGGGTATGAAGAAGGGGGACAGTTGACCGAAGCGGTACGAAGAAAACCCTATTCGGTGGTCCTTTTCGACGAAATCGAAAAAGCGCACCAGGATGTTTTCAATGTCCTGCTTCAGATCCTGGATGATGGACGGGTCACTGACTCCCAGGGGCATACGGTCGATTTCAAGAATACCGTTATCATCATGACCAGCAATATCGGCTCCGGCTATCTCTTTGAAGGAATCACCGAGCAGGGAGAGATCAAGGAATCAGCCCGCGAAGCCGTAATGGTGGAGCTTCGCCAGCATTTTCGTCCTGAATTCCTGAACCGGGTGGATGAGATTATCCTCTTTAAACCGCTGACGCTGGGAGAAATTGAAAAAATTGTTGATCTTTTACTTGATAATTTGAGAAAGCGGCTTTCGCCCAGGCGACTGACCCTGGAATTGTCCGAGCCTGCCCGCCGGTTCATTGCTGAAAAAGGATATGATCCTGTCTATGGAGCACGGCCGCTGAAAAGATTCATTACCCGTGAGCTTGAAACCCGCCTCAGCCGTGCACTGATCCAGGGAGATATTCTCGATGGAGCTAAAATTACGGTTGGACTTGCCGATAGCCATCTTTCACTCGAACATGAAAACCCGGCAGTCACGGAAACCGGCGAGGCAAAGGTTGCAGGCTAA
- a CDS encoding glutamine synthetase family protein, with the protein MSTKSKEEILSLIKERDVKFIRLWFTDILGQVKSFSITDSELEGALENGMGFDGSSITGFQSIEESDMIAMPDPGTFQILPWRPKEKAVARMICDILTPDKKPYEGDPRYVLKRALQRAKDMGFDHFYTGPELEYFYFKNDQATEILDKGGYFDLTTLDVASDMRRDTILALEQMGVQIEYSHHEVGPSQHEIDMRFADALKMADNVITYRVTVKEIAAQYDCYATFMPKPLFGQNGSGMHTHQSLFRGSRNAFFDANDKYNLSAEAKGYIAGQLKHAREMSSVFAQWVNSYKRLVPGYEAPVYVAWSRRNRSALIRVPMYHPGKEVATRAELRCPDPACNPYLTFAVILHAGLEGIEKGYTMPEPMEKNLYHLTAAERKAAGIESLPDSLGEAITLTENSELVKKALGDHVFSRFVALKRKEWDDYRIQLTQYEMENLLPIL; encoded by the coding sequence ATGTCAACCAAAAGTAAAGAGGAAATACTGTCCCTAATCAAGGAGAGAGATGTCAAGTTTATCCGGCTGTGGTTTACCGATATTCTGGGGCAGGTAAAGAGCTTTTCCATCACGGATAGTGAGCTTGAAGGGGCTCTGGAAAATGGCATGGGATTCGATGGCTCTTCCATTACCGGTTTTCAGTCCATAGAAGAGAGTGACATGATAGCCATGCCGGATCCCGGCACCTTTCAGATTCTTCCCTGGCGTCCCAAGGAAAAGGCCGTGGCCAGGATGATCTGCGACATCCTCACCCCGGATAAAAAACCGTACGAGGGCGATCCCCGCTACGTTCTGAAAAGGGCACTCCAAAGAGCCAAGGACATGGGATTCGATCATTTTTATACCGGCCCGGAGCTCGAATATTTCTACTTCAAGAACGATCAGGCTACCGAGATTCTGGACAAGGGCGGCTACTTTGATTTGACTACCCTGGATGTGGCCAGCGACATGCGCCGGGATACCATTCTGGCCCTGGAGCAGATGGGCGTCCAGATCGAATACAGCCACCACGAGGTTGGCCCCTCACAGCACGAAATTGACATGCGCTTTGCCGATGCCCTGAAGATGGCCGATAATGTCATCACGTACCGGGTGACGGTCAAGGAGATTGCTGCCCAGTATGACTGCTATGCCACCTTCATGCCCAAGCCGCTCTTCGGGCAGAACGGAAGCGGTATGCATACCCATCAGTCCCTGTTCCGCGGCAGCAGGAACGCCTTCTTTGACGCTAATGACAAGTATAACCTCAGTGCAGAAGCTAAAGGGTATATTGCCGGACAACTGAAGCATGCCCGGGAGATGTCATCGGTATTCGCTCAGTGGGTCAACTCTTACAAGAGGCTCGTACCCGGATATGAAGCCCCGGTTTACGTGGCCTGGTCGAGAAGAAACCGCTCCGCTCTCATCCGGGTACCCATGTATCATCCGGGAAAAGAGGTTGCTACGAGGGCAGAGCTGCGCTGCCCAGATCCGGCCTGTAACCCCTACCTGACCTTTGCCGTTATTCTCCATGCAGGTCTTGAGGGCATCGAAAAGGGATATACTATGCCGGAGCCGATGGAGAAAAACCTCTATCATCTGACGGCTGCCGAAAGAAAGGCTGCCGGGATCGAGTCCCTGCCGGACAGTCTGGGTGAGGCCATCACTCTGACCGAAAATAGCGAGCTGGTGAAAAAAGCCCTTGGCGATCATGTCTTCAGCCGCTTCGTTGCCTTGAAGCGAAAGGAATGGGACGATTATCGCATTCAGTTGACCCAGTATGAGATGGAAAACCTTTTGCCTATTCTGTAA
- a CDS encoding Hsp20/alpha crystallin family protein, with translation MAERTVPVTTAKAKEPIAREETRQEERFLVPPVDIYETPELLMVIADMPGVDKENVDVRVDNNVLTIQGKSGQIAPGNPVYTEFSLLNFFRQFQLSEMMDQEKIGADLKNGTLIIRLPKAEKAKPKKITVNVT, from the coding sequence ATGGCTGAAAGAACAGTTCCCGTAACTACTGCCAAAGCAAAGGAGCCGATTGCCCGCGAGGAAACCCGGCAGGAGGAGCGCTTTCTGGTTCCCCCGGTCGATATTTACGAAACTCCGGAGCTGCTTATGGTTATCGCTGACATGCCTGGGGTGGATAAGGAGAATGTCGATGTCCGGGTTGACAATAATGTTTTGACCATCCAGGGAAAATCCGGGCAGATAGCTCCGGGCAATCCGGTTTACACCGAGTTTTCTCTCCTGAATTTTTTCCGCCAGTTTCAGCTCAGTGAAATGATGGATCAGGAGAAGATCGGTGCCGATCTCAAAAACGGTACTCTGATCATCCGGCTGCCAAAAGCGGAGAAGGCCAAACCAAAGAAGATCACGGTTAATGTGACCTGA
- a CDS encoding Hsp20/alpha crystallin family protein, whose amino-acid sequence MAYWDPLREMESLRRDFDRIFSTLGEWTSPFSRASFLPGLSTWQYPMVNINEDKDNYYVEALAPGVNPKAIDISIAHNSLTISGEKLMAGAGVEVKPEAYHRNERAAGKFSRSIEMPTEVDADKVKADYRNGLLLVTLPKSEKAKPKQITVNVG is encoded by the coding sequence ATGGCTTACTGGGATCCATTACGGGAAATGGAGTCTTTGCGCCGTGATTTTGATCGGATTTTCAGCACCCTCGGAGAATGGACATCCCCATTCTCGCGGGCATCGTTCCTTCCGGGGCTGTCAACATGGCAATATCCAATGGTTAATATCAACGAAGATAAAGACAACTATTATGTTGAGGCTCTGGCGCCGGGAGTTAATCCAAAAGCCATTGACATTTCGATCGCTCATAACAGCCTGACGATTTCAGGAGAAAAGCTTATGGCCGGTGCCGGCGTCGAGGTCAAGCCCGAAGCTTATCACCGCAATGAACGGGCTGCCGGCAAGTTCAGCCGTTCCATAGAGATGCCGACTGAAGTGGATGCGGACAAGGTCAAGGCAGATTACCGAAACGGCCTGCTGTTAGTGACCTTACCAAAGTCTGAAAAGGCCAAACCGAAACAGATTACTGTCAATGTTGGATAA